The DNA region GGGTAAATCTATAGTTTTCATATGCTTTTCCTTTATTGTGATGAAAAAATGAAATGCCAAAAAAGGCAAAAAACTCAAACAAAGGATAAGAAAGTGTAAAAAGTGAAGTTAAATTTAAGAAAGAAAACTATGGCTTCTCTTGCTTCCTTATCCGCCTAAGCCTAAGGAAGCGTTGCCACCAAAGACTTATTTAGCTACGCATCACGCACATTTGGCACATTATGAAAAATGATACTAAATTTTGCATAGAGTCCTAAGTCCTTTCTTTTGAAGATAAATTGCGAAATGTTAGCTTCATTTTCCTTATAAAAAGCTTAAATAAAATAAAAACACCAAGCAAAAGATTTTCTTTTTTATAATCTTGCTTTACCCCTTGACAAAAATAGGGTAATTTTGGCATAATCACAATTTATTTTTAATCTCGTCTCGTTAGCTCAGCCGGTAGAGCATCTCCCTTTTAAGGAGGGGGCCGTTGGTTCGAATCCAACACGGGACACCATTTTTGGTCGCTTAGCTCAGTTGGTAGAGCGCCACCCTTACAAGGTGGATGTCATAAGTTCGAGTCTTATAGCGACCACCACCATTACAGAAAGCAGAATGTAGAAAGCGGATAAAGGTAAAAACCATATTTTCCGCACTCTAAATTCCGTTTTCAGTTATCTAGTACGCAGCGGTAGTTCAGCTGGTTAGAATGCCGCCCTGTCACGGCGGAGGTCGCGGGTTCGAGCCCCGTCCGCTGCGCCACTTTGTCTCGTTAGCTCAGCCGGTAGAGCATCTCCCTTTTAAGGAGGGGGCCGTTGGTTCGAATCCAACACGGGACACCATTTTTAGGGCTTTGACCCTTTCGTCTAGCGGTCCAGGACACCAAATTCTCTGTTTGGTAACAGGGGTTCAAATCCTCTAGGGGTCGCCAAAATATTTTGGTCGCTTAGCTCAGTTGGTAGAGCGCCACCCTTACAAGGTGGATGTCATAAGTTCGAGTCTTATAGCGACCACCATTACGGAAAGCAGAATGCAGAAAGCGGATAAAGGTAAAAAAACCATAACTTCCGCACTCCAAATTCCGTTTTCAGTTATCTAGTACGCAGCGGTAGTTCAGCTGGTTAGAATGCCGCCCTGTCACGGCGGAGGTCGCGGGTTCGAGCCCCGTCCGCTGCGCCACTTTGTCTCCTTAGCTCAGCTGGTAGAGCATCTGACTCTTAATCAGGTGGTCGTTGGTTCGATCCCAACAGGGGACACCACATATAAGCTATTTGCAATCACACAAAACAAACTTAAAATTTAAGATTTTTAGCAAAATCACAAAACGCTTTGTATTAAAAATACCAAATTCAGCTTTTTTTCAAAGATTTTCTTTATAATAGACAAAAAATTTAAGTCAAAATGAAAGGTAAGCAATGCAAGTTTTTATGAGTATTTGCTGGATTATTTTTTCAAGCATTATTGCTTTGGTAGGTTTTGCGGGGTTGTTTATGCCTCTTGAGGTATTTGCAAGTTTTGTGGTATTTTTGCCATTTTTGCTGATTTTAAGCGGAATTTCTAAGCTTTTTTATTATTTTTCGTTTAAGGATTTTTCAGGGGCAAATTTCATACTTTTTGATGCTTTGATGAGCTTTTTATTTGCCATTATCTTTATCGGCTTGGGTTTAGAATTTACAAGTATAACTATAGTGATGATTGTGGCATTTATGAGTATGTTTAGAGGAATTTTAAGCTTGAGTTATGTTTTTGAGCTTAAAAAACGAGGACTTGGCTGGGTAGGCTTGCTTGTGCTTGCATTGCTTAATATCATCATCTCGCTCATCTTTATCATCTATCCAAATATAGCTGGCATTACCATAGGCTTTATGATCGCTTTGATGATCTTTAGCTTTGGGCTTGCGAGCCTTTTTGGGTATTTTGGTGTGAAAAAGATCTTGCAATGATTTTTGCGTTAAATAAATTTGCATTTTTAAAAAGTGAGTTTGAAAAACTTCAAGCAAAAGGGCTTTTAAGCAAGGCTCAAAGCGAGCTTTTGCTAAGTGCTTATGAGGATAAAAAAGACAAAAACACAGCCTTGCTTTTGGTGCTTGGCTTTGTTTTTGTGGCGCTAGCTTTGCTTTTGCTTGTCGCGTATAATTGGCAAGAGCTTTCAAATTTGATAAAAACAAGCCTACTTTTAGCCTTGCTTTTGTGTTCTCAACTTGGCGTGTATCTCAGTAAAACTAAGGCTTTTATCAATGCTTTTGCGATCTTAAGTAACTTTGTTTTGCTTGCTAATCTTGCCTTACTTTCTCAAATTTATCATCTAGGTGATAACACGCCTTTAGCTTTTTTAAGCGTTGCTTTGCTTACTTTACTGCAAGCTTGGGCGTTAAAAAGCTTTTTGGTGTTTATTCAAAGTCTTGCTTTTGCTTTGGTGTATTTTTGCTTGGGTTTTGATGAGTTTGCTTTCTCTTCATTTTTTATCATTTTTGTGCTGATAAGTTTTGTTGTTAATGCTTTTAAAAATTCTAAATTTCTTGCTTTTTTCAACTTTTTTAGCCTGTGCGCGTATGTGTATTTTTCGCCTGTTTTATTAGATGGTTTGAGTGCTTATTTTGGCTCATTTTATATTTATTTTCCTTATCTTACTTGTTTTGCTTTGGTATTTTTAAGCCTTAAAAGTCATGAAAATCTCGCCTTTTTTATGCTTATACTTGTGTTTTTGGCTTCAAGTATGGAAGGTTTTGATCTTGCAAATTTTGATTTTGTTTATACTTTTGATACTATTGTGCGTATCTTTAAAGAAAACTTATTTTGCTGGCTTCTTAGCTTTTTATTGATCTTAAATTTGCTTTTAAAGCGGTATTTTTTAGCTTTTCTAGCTCTTGTTGTATTGATTTTGCTTTGTATGCCAAGTGCGTTTGTAACGCTTATTGCTTCCTTTGCAAGCTTGGTTTTAGGTGTGTATTTGCTGACAAAAGGGCATTTGTGGCTTGGACTTTTTGACATTTTGGCTTTGGCATTTATCCGCTATGTTGATTTGATAGGGGATTATCTAGGCGCAAGTGCGATTTTCTTGCTTTTTGCTCTTGTTATCTTTGCCTTTCTTGGCTTGAAAAAACTCAAACAAAATAAAGGCAGGATTTTATGAAAAGTAAATTTATCATTTTTGTTTTTATTTTACAATTTGCTCTCATCGCCGCAATGTTTATAAATGCTTATGCAGTAGTATTTTTTGGCACTGAAGTAAAGGTGATTGCAAGGGGCGTTGATCCAAGGGATTTACTCACTGGAAATTATGTTTTGCTTGAGTATGAGTTTAAAAAAGATGAAAATATCACAAAAGACTTTCCTTCAAATTCTGACAAAAAGCATTTTTATGCTCTTTTAAAAGATGAAAATCAAGATGGTATTTTCACACTCACACTTAGCGATAAAAAACCCACAAACAACGAGCTTTTTATCACTTCTAAATACACAATCTCTAAATACACTCCAGAGAATATTTATGCTTCAAAATTTGGCATAGAGCGGTATTTTTTACCTAAAAAAGAAGCTGAAATTTTAGAGAAAAAACTCATCACACAAAAAACCCTTGTTAGCCTCAAAGTGCTTAATGGCAAAGCAAGGATTGTTCATCTTGAGCTTATAGATGAGTAGATTTATAAAGCAAGTTATTTAAGTTTTTACAAGT from Campylobacter sp. MIT 12-8780 includes:
- a CDS encoding DUF2157 domain-containing protein, yielding MIFALNKFAFLKSEFEKLQAKGLLSKAQSELLLSAYEDKKDKNTALLLVLGFVFVALALLLLVAYNWQELSNLIKTSLLLALLLCSQLGVYLSKTKAFINAFAILSNFVLLANLALLSQIYHLGDNTPLAFLSVALLTLLQAWALKSFLVFIQSLAFALVYFCLGFDEFAFSSFFIIFVLISFVVNAFKNSKFLAFFNFFSLCAYVYFSPVLLDGLSAYFGSFYIYFPYLTCFALVFLSLKSHENLAFFMLILVFLASSMEGFDLANFDFVYTFDTIVRIFKENLFCWLLSFLLILNLLLKRYFLAFLALVVLILLCMPSAFVTLIASFASLVLGVYLLTKGHLWLGLFDILALAFIRYVDLIGDYLGASAIFLLFALVIFAFLGLKKLKQNKGRIL
- a CDS encoding DUF308 domain-containing protein — protein: MQVFMSICWIIFSSIIALVGFAGLFMPLEVFASFVVFLPFLLILSGISKLFYYFSFKDFSGANFILFDALMSFLFAIIFIGLGLEFTSITIVMIVAFMSMFRGILSLSYVFELKKRGLGWVGLLVLALLNIIISLIFIIYPNIAGITIGFMIALMIFSFGLASLFGYFGVKKILQ
- a CDS encoding GDYXXLXY domain-containing protein, encoding MKSKFIIFVFILQFALIAAMFINAYAVVFFGTEVKVIARGVDPRDLLTGNYVLLEYEFKKDENITKDFPSNSDKKHFYALLKDENQDGIFTLTLSDKKPTNNELFITSKYTISKYTPENIYASKFGIERYFLPKKEAEILEKKLITQKTLVSLKVLNGKARIVHLELIDE